The genomic window TATGTTGTCTGGAAGGCACTCAAGAGAGGGTATTCCAGGAATAATCTTCGCTTTGGCACTTTTATATACGCTAAAATTATTTTGATCATCAAACTTACTATTTTGCAATAACCTGGAAGCAGTTTTTGATGACTCGGCAAATGAAGGTTGTACAGAGTCTGCCTTTTCCATAGAATGAAGATGGTTAGGATTTCTATAACTTTTATCAATTGACCTAAAAAATCCTGTCCTTTGAATAGAAATTCTAGGTACATTATTCTTTTCTGCTATAAGAGGGGAAGTAAGTGAACAGTCTTCTATGATTAAGGTAGGTTTTATTTTTTCGTATGCCTCTTTTTCTTTTTTCATCACATACTCTATGGCTTGTTTTCTATTTTTTAGATGCTTAGTTTTATCTCCAAAATAGTCTATGGGTACACAACTCACACCTTTCCTTTTTAAAAAATTTTGTAGGTCATTATGAGCCAAGAAATAGCTGTTCATACTCGTGTTATATTTATTATTTAGGGCAAGTAATGGAAGCATATGCGACAAACCTCCAGTAAAATATGGTATATTTAAAATAGTCATTTGGATAAAATAAGTTAAACGGTTAGGGAGCTTTTACGCATTTTTTTCCAACGGTATAGTTGATCAATTCCGATCTTAGTTCTTTACTAAAAACATATATTTATTTTAAAATTGTTATATTATATATAATCAAATCATTCCAGAAGCGTAGTTAATTTCCATTTTATAAGCAATGTGTATAAAGCAAGATTATTTGCCTTATACACATTGTTTATGTATTTACTACCACTCAAGGTGTATATCAATTTCTATCGCACCCCATAAATAACTTCCTTCTATATCAATTACAACGCCACCTGCAATAACTTCCAAATCTTCTTCAGTTAATTCCATATCGAAATCTGCAACTAACTCTTTTGGATCCGCAGGAATGTTAAGATATAAGGTTGAAGTATCTGTTTGATCATTTACCTGAATTTTTACTCCCTCAGGATTAAATTCACCCTTTGTAATCCTATTAAGCGTAGCAATAGGATCATTAATTAAACTTTGCTTAAATTCTTCATTTTCCCATGCTTTTGCATAAATTTTTTGTAAGTTACTGTCTGCTTTCTTTTGCAATTCTACTAAATTCATTGTTTCTCAGTTTTAAATATTAATAATTAATTTGTTTATAAATGTTATTTTAAAATGCAACTAAAAGGTAATGTTGACTTTAAATTATCAAATGAGTCATTTATACAACCAACTCTGTACCTTCAGGTAAATTGAACTTTTCTCCGGTTAATTTTTCTATTGCTTCAATAGGATTGTAATTCAACTCTGTTTTTAGAGGCTTCACTTTTCCATGCCTTAGTAACGATCTGCCGAAAACACTATCAACTTTACCTTTAAAATTTTAACACAATACTAATTAGGTTTTATTGAATAATCCAATTCAGTATCGGATGGTCTCTATATCGAAAATCTCTTCCACCTGCAATGATCTCTAATTCTTTTTCATTCAATTCAATATCGTCCAAATCTCTTTTGGTTGGAATATTAATGTAAATAAAATGTTTATTTGTTTGATCTTGTACCACTAAGGTTTTACCTTCCGGGATGTTTAATTTTTTTCCGGTGAGTTTTTCAATTGCTGCAACTGGATTAGCAATCAATTCCTGTTTAAAACTTTCATCTTCCCAGGATTTTTTGATAATAGTGTTTAGGATTTCTTGTCCTTTTTGTTGTTGTTCTGTAGATGTCATTTGTTTTTAGTTTATAAAGTTTGCATTCCATTCTATTTTCCGTAATCTATGAGTGAGCTAGAGAAGTTTTGATAAATTACTTTTCAACTTCGCTCGAAATGACTGGTAAAAGAATAGTATGCTTGCCTCGATTGATGAATAATTTATTTTAAAAAATCTCCGAAGACATCATTAAAGATTTCTATTATTGATTTACCCCCCGCAACCGCTTCCAGTTGATCTTCGTTAAGTTCTACATCTTCGGCTGGTGCCGTAGGAATATTAATATATACCGTATCTTCTGCGGTTTGATCACGTACTACCAGCGTTTTTCCTTTAGGAATGTTTAACTTTTTACCAGTTAGGGCTTCAATGGCTGCTACCGGATCAGCGATTAGCTCTTGTTTAAAACTTTCATTTTCCCAGGCTTCATTGATGATCTGTTGGTAGCGTGCTTGCTCTTTAGATACTTCCATAATAACTGTTCGTTTTTTGATGAATTAATTACCCAAAAGGAAAGTTGTCCGGAGCTTTTTCGTCAATCCAGATAGTAGGATCCCATATTTGCGGATCACCAAATTTGATGATAGGTATTTCAATTCCTCCGGCTACGGCTTCTAACTGCTCTTCGCTTAACTCTACATTTGCCGTATCTACTGCTGCGGGGATATTGATGTATACCGCATTCTCATCCGTTTGATCACGTACCACTAGCGTTTTTCCTTCGGGAATGTTTAACTTTTTACCGGTTAAGGTTTCAATGGCTTGTATTGGATTTACAAGTAGTTCCTCTTTAAAACTTTCGTTTTCCCAGGCTTCGTTAATAATTTGTTGATACAATTGTTGTTCTCTTGTTAGTTCCATCATTTAAAATTTTGCAGTGTTAATTTTTTCCCAGGGTAGTGAAGGTCTAGGGTAGAAAATAAGAGGTCTTTTTATTAGCTCATATCCTCCGGCAACCGCCTCTAGTTGTTCCTCATTTAACTCTACATCATTATCCTCAACAGGCATTGCTGCTGGAATATTGATATATACCGTATTTTCATCTGTCTGATCTCTTACTACCAGCGTTTTTCCTTCAGGGATGTTTAACTTTTCACCGGTTAAAGTTTCTATCGCCTGTACCGGATTTTCTAGTAATTCAGCTTTAAAACCTTCGTTTTCCCAAGCTTCGTTAATAATTTGTTGAAATAACTCTTGTTCTTTTGTAAGTTCCATAATATTAGTTTTTAATTACATTTCTGGTGTTGGGTCAAAAGGGGAAGGGAAATTTGGGATAATCCATTTTGGTATATCATTTCTTCCCCCAGCAACCGCTTCTAATTGTTCTTCACTTAGTTCCGCATCAACAGGTATTGCTGCCGGGATGTTAATGTATACGGTAGATTCATCCGTCTGATCTCTTACTACCAAGGTTTTTCCTTCAGGGATGTTTAACTTTTCCCCAGTTAAGGCTTCGATAGCTTGTACTGGATTTTCTATTAAGTCCTTTTTAAAACTTTCATTTTCCCAGGCTTCGTTAATAATCTGCTGGAACAGTTGTTGTTCTTTAGATAATTCCATGTAAATAATTTTTGATGATGATGCTACTAACTTTTAGCAGCTTTCTTGATGGTAAAATTAGGTCGTGAAGTATAGATAAAAATGCCAAATACACTGACGGAAATACCTTTTTTTAGTTGACTAGGCAAAAGGCACTAGGCAGAAGTTTTTTAGTTATTGTGGTTGCTAAGTTATCTTTTACTCGTTATTAAGTTATTATGTTACTAGGTTTATAAGAATCTTAGACGCAAAGTTTCAAAGCCTCAAAGTACCAAAGAATCTAAGATTCTTAAAATCTATATACTTGTATATCTTTGCATCTCTACCTCTCTTCTACTTTGTAACTCTACAACTCTACATCTCTGCAACTTTGTAACTTTGCACCTCTGCTACTTTATAACTTTGCATCTCTGTACCTCTACACCTCTACACCTCTGCAACTTTGTACCTTTTCCCCTCTGCTTCAAAAAAACTACGGTCTTATCATACTTGTTAAAAGGGAAATCTTTATTTAGCACTTATTTTTAACATTAAGAGAAAAAATTTTTGTTTTTAAGGGATAAAAAACTTAATTTGAGGACAACTTAACCTACAGATTAATGAAAAATTTTATATGTTTGCAACAGCTTATTCGCTGATGCTCCGATAGTTTATCAATTATAAGCCCTAAATAATGAACAAACTCGACCACCATAGTTGCTTTTTAAAAAAGATAGATGATTTTATCTACATGCTCATGGAAGCAGGTAGTAATAATTCGTTATGCCTTTTTGACCTGAATCATGTCAAAGAGCAATACGTAAAGATCAAAGCATCTTATCAAAGACATCCTGACTATTTTGACCTGCAGGATTTTGCAAATAACTATGCTTTTTCCTATTATCAGAAAAATAATATTTTGGATTATCAAAATCAAACCGATCAAATGGCTACACAAATTGTCGAATATGTGAGCGGACTTGAAACTTAATTCGACTTCCTTTTTTAGTAAATGTGTAATAGCGTAACTCTTTGTTGAGTTGCGCTATTTTAATACTACCTAAGTATAATTCAAGTTACAATCCTAAAAATTGTCGAACACCCCTAAAAAAAACAACCTCAACCAGGCAGTTTTAGTTTTGTACTTTTGATTTTAGTTCAGTTTCAAAACTAAAAAAGACGTATGAAGATTTTACACCTTGATAACAACCATCCTCTGCTTATTGCTGAACTAGATAAAGCAGGTTATCATAATGATACGGACTACACTTCGGATAAAAAGGAAATTGAGGAAAAAATTAGTAATTATGACGGAATTATCATCCGTAGTCGTTTTGCTATAGACCGTTCTTTTTTAAGTAAAGCAACCCATCTTAAATTTATTGGTCGAGTAGGGGCAGGATTAGAAAGTATTGACTTGAATTTTGCTAAACAACAAGGAATCCATCTATTTTCCGCACCCGAAGGAAACCGTAATGCTGTTAGTGAGCATGCACTTGGAATGTTACTAGCGTTATTTAATAACTTAATCAATGCAAACGAAGAAGTAAAAAACGGGCAATGGAACCGCGAAAAAAATCGTGGAATTGAATTGGATGGAAAATTCATAGGGCTTATCGGGTACGGAAATATGGGAAAGGCTTTTGCTAAAAAACTTCGGGGTTTTGAGGTAGAAGTGCTTTGTTACGATATAAAAGAAAATGTGGGTGATCAAAATGCAACACAAGTACCTTTATCCGTATTGTTTAATAAAGCTGAAGTGGTAAGCCTACATACCCCCTGGACTCCCTTGACGGATAAAATGGTGAATCAGGAATTTATTAATAACTTTAAAAATCCATTTTGGTTATTAAATACTGCCAGGGGTAAAAGTGTGGTAACAGAAGATGTGATGGTTGCTTTAAAAAACGGTAAGATACTTGGAGCCGGACTAGACGTTCTGGAATACGAAAAACTGTCGTTTGAACAGTTATTTGGAAGTAAAGAAAGCATGCCGGATGCATTACAAGAACTTTTAAGTATGAAACAGGTCATTTTAAGTCCGCATATTGCCGGCTGGACGGTTGAATCTAAAAGAAAACTTGCACAAACTATCGTAGATAAGATCATAGCACAATTTGGTGTACAAAACTAAAGAGAATGAAAGAAGAGCCCTTACCAAGTATTGAAAGTTATATCAACAACCTTCCGGAGGAACGAATAACACCTATCCGAAAATTACGAAAAGTCATTAAAGATAACTTACCTAAAGGTTTTTCAGAAGAAATAAATAATAGGACGATAGGATTTGTAGTGCCTCTTAATTTATATCCAAAGGGCTATCACTGCCAACCTAACCAACCTCTGCCTTTTATAAATCTGGCTTCGCAAAAAAATTACATAGCCCTACATCATATGGGAATATATGCTGATCCGAACCTTCTAACCTGGTTTAAGGAGGAGTATACAAAACATGTCAAAACTAAATTAGATATGGGTAAAAGTTGTATTCGTTTTAAAAAGGTAAACAACATACCCTACACGCTTATAGCAGAACTAGCTGCTAAATGGACTCCGCAACAATGGATAGAAACTTATGAAAGGGTTATCTATAAAAAAAGCTGAAGAAATAAATTCCTTCAGCTTTATGTATTTATTTTATCATTTAGTGTCCAAGATAATTTTATATTATTGATTTTCAATATTGTAATAATTAGTTTTGATTCCAGAAGCAATAGCAACCTGCCCGTCCGCAAGCGGGTCTTGCATCTTTACAGGACACTAATGTTGTTTTATATCAAAATTAAGCCTTACCTGGTAGATTCTCCTGAAATAAATGTACGTCTCTTTGAGGATAAGGAATAGAAATTCCGGCTTCATCCAGTTTCATTTTACTGGTTTCCAAAACATCAAATAAAACAGTCCAGTAATCTTCAACTAATACGGCTGGTCTTACAATTAAAACAATAGCACTATCTCCCAATTCACTGACAGCCACCTGTGGTTCAGGGTCTTTTAATACTTTTGGATGATCGTTTAAAACCCCTAGTAATACTTCCTTAGCTTGTTTAATATTATCATTATACCCAATGCCTATGGTAATATCAACTTTAGCAGTTCCCTGTGAAGTATAGTTAATGATATTTCCGTTAGACAAAGCTCCGTTTGGAATAATGATTTCCCGGTTTTGCCAATTCGTCATTTTAGTCGTAAAAATATCAATCATTTTAACTGCTCCAATTTGGCCTTGTGCTTCAATGACATCTCCTACGCGGAATGGCTTAAAAATAAGGATAAGTACCCCTCCGGCAAAATTGGATAGCGAACCCTGTAATGCCAGTCCGATAGCTAGACCTGCAGCGGCTAATACGGCAGCAAAAGAAGTGGTTTCAACCCCTAGGGTTCCTAGAACCATAATAATCACCAGGATCCAAAGCCCCCATCTTAAAATGCTTACCAAGAATTTTTCCAATCCCGGATCGTAATCCACTTTTTGCATGGATTTATTAGCAATTTTGATAATTCTTTTAATTACCCAATTACTTACAATTAAAATAAGAATAGCTCCAATAACTTTTGGGCCAAAATCAACAACAAACGCGATGCCCTGATCAATCCAGGTTTGAATTTCCATAAGATATTAATTTTAAGATTTTAACAAATGTAATCGGATATTACCAAAATTTCAAAAAGGTTATGAATACTTTAAAATTTGTATCTTTTTGCATTTACGGCATTTATTGTATTTTAGCAGAGACCTCAAAAGCACACTTAATGTCTGAATTTTGGCTGTATGTACAATTAGGTTTCTATCACGTACTTGATTGGAAAGCTTATGATCACATTCTTTTTTTAACGGTACTGGCAGTATCATTCTCTGCAGATCACTGGAAGAAAGTACTGTGGGCGGTAACCGCATTTACCTTAGGTCATACCATAGCTCTATTTTTATCTATTTATAAAGTAGTAAGTATTAATAAAAATATGATCGAATTTTTAATTCCGGTAACCATACTGATTACTGCTATTTTTGTAGTAGTCAGGTCCGGTAGTTTAAAACAACAAGCTTTATCTCCTGTTTTTATTGGAATAACTATATTTTTCGGATTGATACATGGCTTTGGGTTTTCTAACTATTTTAAAGTGATTAGTAGTAATACCGGAGCAAAATTAATACCCGGATTATCGTTTGCTACCGGGATTGAACTGTCACAATTACTATTAGTGGTAGTTGTATTATTGGTTGGGTTTTTGGTACAGCAATTCTTTAAAGTTGCAGAACGGGATTGGGTACTGGTCATAGCTTCTGTTGTTATAGGAATGACCATCCCTATGGTACAGAATAATTGGATTTTTTAATTGTGATACAAGCTTACCTGAATTAAATGCCAGCATTAAAACAATTACGATATGATAAAGCTTATTTACGCATTGCTCGTGAATGGGGTAATTTGTCACATTGTAAACGTAAAAAAGTAGGAGCATTGATTGTAAAAGACCGGATGATTATTTCAGACGGGTATAATGGCACCCCTACTGGCTTTGAAAATCCCTGTGAAGATGAAGAAGGCTATACTAAGTGGTACGTATTACACGCAGAAGCAAATGCTATTTTAAAAGTAGCTTCTTCTACACATTCATGTAAGGGAGCAACCTTGTATATTACCTTGTCTCCCTGTCGCGAATGTAGTAAATTGATTCACCAGGCCGGGATTGAGAGAGTTGTGTATCAAAATGCCTATAAAGACAATTCAGGATTGGAGTTTTTAGAAAAAGCAGGAGTATTAATTGACCATATTTCGGATTTAGACAATTGATGGGAGGATATTCAAAGAAATTTTTACCGCTGGTTATCGGAGTTGCAATGGGATCCGGCGTTTTTTTAGGAAGCAGACTGGATTTTGATGATCCGGCCGCCGAACTTTTTACGTATAATTCTAAAAAAGAAAAGCTAAACCGCTTAATTGATTACATTGATTACGAATATGTAGATGAAATTGATACGGATAGTATTGTAGATGTAACTGTTAATCGAATTTTAGAAAATTTAGATCCGCATTCTACCTATATTTCTCCGGAAGAACTGGAAGGTATTACTGAAAATATGCAGGGTGATTTTATCGGGATCGGAGTTACCTACTATCCCTATAACGATACCATATCCGTAATTAACACGATTAAAGGCGGACCTAGCGAACAGGCGGGGATCAAGGCGGGAGACCGTATATTGATGGCGGATAACGACACGCTGTACGGCCCTCAATTGCAACAAAGCCAATTAGCCGGTAAACTAAGAGGGGAGTTAAATAGCCGGGTACGCTTAAAAGTATACCGTCATGGCAGAGGAACTTTTGACGTTACCGTAACCAGGGGTAAAGTACCTTTAGAAAGTATTGATGCCACCTATATGCTTACCTCCTCTATGGGGTACATAAAAATTAACCGCTTTGCCGAAACTACGTTTACCGAATTTAAAAAAGCCCTACGTAAATTAAAAAAAGAAGGAGCTGCTTCTATGATTATAGACTTGAGGGATAACGGAGGCGGTTTTATAGCCCCGGCCCTTAAAATTGCCGATGAATTCCTGGAAGATGATAAATTAATTATGTTTACTAAAAATAAAAAAGGAACTATTGAAAATAATTACGCTTCCAGTACCGGTATTTTTGAAAAAGGGGATTTGTACGTATTACTAAACGAAAATTCAGCTTCTGCCAGCGAAATTTTTGCAGGTGCCATACAAGATAATGATCGGGGCACCATTGTTGGTCGCCGATCATATGGAAAAGGTCTGGTACAACGTGAAATGTCATTAGGTGACGGGAGCGCAGTACGTCTAACCATTTCGAGGTATTATACTCCGACCGGTAGGTCCATTCAGAGACCTTATAAAAAGAACGGGAACAAAGCTTATTTTAACGAATACCTGGAACGATATCGCAACGGGGAATTACAAAGCGCTGATAGTATCCAGGTAGCAGACTCCTTAAAGTTTAGGACACCCGGTGGTAAAATTGTGTACGGCGGTGGCGGGATCATACCAGATATTTTTGTAGGTAAAGAAGGATCAAGAGCAAGTGAAACCTTAAGTTATATGGTGCGTAACGGATTTATGGGTCGGTATGTATTTGAACAAATTGATAAAGATAGGGCAACCTACCAGGATTGGTCAAGAACTGATTTTATAGACAATTTTGTAGTAGATGATACAATGGCTGACGGTTTTATGTCTTATGCTGAGGAAGTTGGTATTAATATGAACCTTACCAATTACCAGGATCTATTAAAAAAATACCTAAAAGCAATTATTGCCCGGCAACTTTATAATAGCAGTGCCTATGAACAAATACTGAATAAAGAAGATCGTATGGTGAATAAAGTTTTATCTTTATATCAGAATTCGTAAAATACTAACCAGGCAAGTACGTCACTTTTATGTTCGAGATCAAGGAATATTTAATGGCAGTTGCCATATGTTCACCTTTGCTATTTTTTATTCTGGCGGTAACTTTTAGGCTACTTGATAATAGTGCCTCTATATTTTTGGACCATGATATTCTATTAGATTCCGCTTATGTGTCTAATAGTTTGATTAAAAAACAAATTGAAGATTCTAACGATGAAAAACTAAAGAAAAGACTTAAAAATTCCCTTCGATACCGAAAATTACATTACATTTTTATGATCCTGGCAATAGCAACCTTACCCATAGTGGTTGTGATAGCAGTATTATTTATTATCTGATGATCCTAAAAATGATAACCTATCCTTGCGCTTTTTCCTTAATTTTATAAGAAATTAATAAGGTAATTAATAAAACTATAGCACTGGCGCAACCTAAAATACTGTAAACAGCAATTCTGCTATTACCTTCTAATAAATTTGTAAAATTAAGTAAGGTTGCATTATAAACAGCAAGTGCCGAAGCCAAAACAAGTAAGATATATACTAAATATTTCATAAGCTATAAGTTAAAAAAGACCTTTAATATTAGTTGCAAACAATTTTACTGCAATAGCCAGAAGAATCACACCAAAGATTTTCCGGATAACATTAATCCCCTGTTTACCTAAAAAACGTTCAATACGCCCAGAAGACTTAAGGACAATGTATACAAAGATAATATTTATTAAAACAGCAATGATGATATTAATAGTCGCATATTCTGATCGTAGGGATAATAGCGAGGTCATTGTTCCGGCACCTGCAATCAGCGGAAAAGCGATAGGTACCACAGCAGCCGTTTCCGGAGCATCATCTTTATATAGCTGAATGCCTAAAATCATTTCAAGGGCAATAAAAAAGATAATAAAAGAACCGGCAACCGCAAAGGAGTTAACGTCTATCCCAATAAGGTTTAAAATCTTCTTTCCTACAAATAAAAAAACAATCATTAAAATGCCTGCAACAATAGATGCCTTTTCACTTTGAATATGTCCTACTTTATTACGCAAACCTATAATGATAGGAATACTACCGATGATATCAATAACCGCAAATAAAATCATACTGGCAGTTAGTACTTCTTTTAAGTCAAAATTCATAATTTGGGATTTAAAAATTTTGAGTGCAAAAGTACGTTGTTCTTTGTATATAATATCTACAAATAAGTACAATTGTCAAATATTCAGGGTTTTAACACATAGCAGTATTTTTTTATTTAAAACTAAAACAGGGTACAGTTTTACTATTCAGGATTCATACTTTTTATTGAATATCTCGTACCTTTGACAAATGTTTCAGTTAGGAAAAACCATCGTTTCAGAAGAAATTTTTAAAAAAGATTTTGTGTGTAATTTATCAGCTTGTAAAGGGGCTTGCTGTGTACAAGGAGAGGCGGGTGCCCCGGTTGAAACAGAAGAGGAAGCTATACTGGAAGACATCTATCCAAAGATTAAAAAATACCTACGACCCGAAGGTATTGCAGCTATCGAAGCGCAGGGAACTACCATTAAAAATGATTTTGACGAAATTGAGACCCCACTGGTGCAGGGAGAAGAATGTGCCTACGTAATTTTTGATAAAAAGGGAACAGCCAAATGTGGTATTGAAGAAGCCTACAATCAGGGAGCCATTACCTGGAAAAAACCCATTTCCTGTCATTTATACCCGGTCAGGGTGCAGCAATATACAGAGTTTGCAGCGGTTAACTACCATAAATGGTATATCTGTGATGACGCCTGTACACTAGGGAAAGAATTACAGGTTCCCGTTTATACTTTTGTAAAAGAAGCCTTACAGCGCAAGTTTGGAGACAATTGGTATCAGGAGTTAGAAAAAATAGCTCAACAGTATTTATCCAAATAAAAAAAGACAAGATCGGTAATAGTATTTTCGATCAATTTGTAGTAAGATGTAAAACTATAACTATCGTATATTTAGATAAAAAAGCGTCGTTTCTAGTGTCTTTTCGTAATAAAAATGAAGAAAAATTGCCTGTCTTTTATTCGATCGAGGATATCGAGAATAGCTTTTTTGACTAAAAT from Aquimarina sp. ERC-38 includes these protein-coding regions:
- a CDS encoding NHLP leader peptide family RiPP precursor, whose translation is MNLVELQKKADSNLQKIYAKAWENEEFKQSLINDPIATLNRITKGEFNPEGVKIQVNDQTDTSTLYLNIPADPKELVADFDMELTEEDLEVIAGGVVIDIEGSYLWGAIEIDIHLEW
- a CDS encoding NHLP leader peptide family RiPP precursor, with translation MTSTEQQQKGQEILNTIIKKSWEDESFKQELIANPVAAIEKLTGKKLNIPEGKTLVVQDQTNKHFIYINIPTKRDLDDIELNEKELEIIAGGRDFRYRDHPILNWIIQ
- a CDS encoding NHLP leader peptide family RiPP precursor, with protein sequence MEVSKEQARYQQIINEAWENESFKQELIADPVAAIEALTGKKLNIPKGKTLVVRDQTAEDTVYINIPTAPAEDVELNEDQLEAVAGGKSIIEIFNDVFGDFLK
- a CDS encoding NHLP leader peptide family RiPP precursor, with amino-acid sequence MMELTREQQLYQQIINEAWENESFKEELLVNPIQAIETLTGKKLNIPEGKTLVVRDQTDENAVYINIPAAVDTANVELSEEQLEAVAGGIEIPIIKFGDPQIWDPTIWIDEKAPDNFPFG
- a CDS encoding NHLP leader peptide family RiPP precursor, translated to MELTKEQELFQQIINEAWENEGFKAELLENPVQAIETLTGEKLNIPEGKTLVVRDQTDENTVYINIPAAMPVEDNDVELNEEQLEAVAGGYELIKRPLIFYPRPSLPWEKINTAKF
- a CDS encoding NHLP leader peptide family RiPP precursor, with translation MELSKEQQLFQQIINEAWENESFKKDLIENPVQAIEALTGEKLNIPEGKTLVVRDQTDESTVYINIPAAIPVDAELSEEQLEAVAGGRNDIPKWIIPNFPSPFDPTPEM
- a CDS encoding 2-hydroxyacid dehydrogenase — its product is MKILHLDNNHPLLIAELDKAGYHNDTDYTSDKKEIEEKISNYDGIIIRSRFAIDRSFLSKATHLKFIGRVGAGLESIDLNFAKQQGIHLFSAPEGNRNAVSEHALGMLLALFNNLINANEEVKNGQWNREKNRGIELDGKFIGLIGYGNMGKAFAKKLRGFEVEVLCYDIKENVGDQNATQVPLSVLFNKAEVVSLHTPWTPLTDKMVNQEFINNFKNPFWLLNTARGKSVVTEDVMVALKNGKILGAGLDVLEYEKLSFEQLFGSKESMPDALQELLSMKQVILSPHIAGWTVESKRKLAQTIVDKIIAQFGVQN
- a CDS encoding DUF1801 domain-containing protein, which encodes MKEEPLPSIESYINNLPEERITPIRKLRKVIKDNLPKGFSEEINNRTIGFVVPLNLYPKGYHCQPNQPLPFINLASQKNYIALHHMGIYADPNLLTWFKEEYTKHVKTKLDMGKSCIRFKKVNNIPYTLIAELAAKWTPQQWIETYERVIYKKS
- a CDS encoding mechanosensitive ion channel family protein; amino-acid sequence: MEIQTWIDQGIAFVVDFGPKVIGAILILIVSNWVIKRIIKIANKSMQKVDYDPGLEKFLVSILRWGLWILVIIMVLGTLGVETTSFAAVLAAAGLAIGLALQGSLSNFAGGVLILIFKPFRVGDVIEAQGQIGAVKMIDIFTTKMTNWQNREIIIPNGALSNGNIINYTSQGTAKVDITIGIGYNDNIKQAKEVLLGVLNDHPKVLKDPEPQVAVSELGDSAIVLIVRPAVLVEDYWTVLFDVLETSKMKLDEAGISIPYPQRDVHLFQENLPGKA
- a CDS encoding HupE/UreJ family protein, with the protein product MNTLKFVSFCIYGIYCILAETSKAHLMSEFWLYVQLGFYHVLDWKAYDHILFLTVLAVSFSADHWKKVLWAVTAFTLGHTIALFLSIYKVVSINKNMIEFLIPVTILITAIFVVVRSGSLKQQALSPVFIGITIFFGLIHGFGFSNYFKVISSNTGAKLIPGLSFATGIELSQLLLVVVVLLVGFLVQQFFKVAERDWVLVIASVVIGMTIPMVQNNWIF
- a CDS encoding deoxycytidylate deaminase: MPALKQLRYDKAYLRIAREWGNLSHCKRKKVGALIVKDRMIISDGYNGTPTGFENPCEDEEGYTKWYVLHAEANAILKVASSTHSCKGATLYITLSPCRECSKLIHQAGIERVVYQNAYKDNSGLEFLEKAGVLIDHISDLDN
- a CDS encoding S41 family peptidase; the protein is MGGYSKKFLPLVIGVAMGSGVFLGSRLDFDDPAAELFTYNSKKEKLNRLIDYIDYEYVDEIDTDSIVDVTVNRILENLDPHSTYISPEELEGITENMQGDFIGIGVTYYPYNDTISVINTIKGGPSEQAGIKAGDRILMADNDTLYGPQLQQSQLAGKLRGELNSRVRLKVYRHGRGTFDVTVTRGKVPLESIDATYMLTSSMGYIKINRFAETTFTEFKKALRKLKKEGAASMIIDLRDNGGGFIAPALKIADEFLEDDKLIMFTKNKKGTIENNYASSTGIFEKGDLYVLLNENSASASEIFAGAIQDNDRGTIVGRRSYGKGLVQREMSLGDGSAVRLTISRYYTPTGRSIQRPYKKNGNKAYFNEYLERYRNGELQSADSIQVADSLKFRTPGGKIVYGGGGIIPDIFVGKEGSRASETLSYMVRNGFMGRYVFEQIDKDRATYQDWSRTDFIDNFVVDDTMADGFMSYAEEVGINMNLTNYQDLLKKYLKAIIARQLYNSSAYEQILNKEDRMVNKVLSLYQNS
- a CDS encoding MarC family protein, giving the protein MNFDLKEVLTASMILFAVIDIIGSIPIIIGLRNKVGHIQSEKASIVAGILMIVFLFVGKKILNLIGIDVNSFAVAGSFIIFFIALEMILGIQLYKDDAPETAAVVPIAFPLIAGAGTMTSLLSLRSEYATINIIIAVLINIIFVYIVLKSSGRIERFLGKQGINVIRKIFGVILLAIAVKLFATNIKGLF
- a CDS encoding DUF3109 family protein gives rise to the protein MFQLGKTIVSEEIFKKDFVCNLSACKGACCVQGEAGAPVETEEEAILEDIYPKIKKYLRPEGIAAIEAQGTTIKNDFDEIETPLVQGEECAYVIFDKKGTAKCGIEEAYNQGAITWKKPISCHLYPVRVQQYTEFAAVNYHKWYICDDACTLGKELQVPVYTFVKEALQRKFGDNWYQELEKIAQQYLSK